Within Vigna unguiculata cultivar IT97K-499-35 chromosome 2, ASM411807v1, whole genome shotgun sequence, the genomic segment CCCTCATGACAAACTTcgaatctttttaatttctttccaTGGGATACCAACTTCATGTCCACTCAGTcctaataaaaaacattatacaaattttttaaattcatctaCCAActttaggaaaaaaattattaaagtactATACTAACCTGACCATCCCAAATAGCACATGCGACATGATCAACATATCCGATCAACAGAGAAATATCCTTGGGTCCTTCAAGAAATCCTCCTAAACCATGGTGGTCTTGCTCTGGAACAACCTTCTCATGCTGGATAACATTCTCCTACTCCTCATGAATATCAGCAAGAGTTGTTGATGATGGACCAACTTGTCCATGAGTTGATGATGGACCAATTTCTCCAAGAGTTGCTGATGAACCAACATCTCCATGATGAACCTTACCTCTTCTGCGAGCAGATGTCATAGATCTACGTTTAGGCTCATGTTTAGAAGCCTCATCATGTGAAAAACTTTCGCCACGAGGTACAAATGTTCTTCTTGTCCTAGCCATGTCTAtgataaacaaattcaaaaacatattaaaattaaaaataattataattaaaagttacaACATAAAAACACTaaagaaaatatcataaaacctaaaataaaatatttcaaaaatcttaaaaataataaaactttaaataataaagaaaaaactataaataaaaaaacagccAGAAGTCTATATCCGCAATAAGCAAAACCACATCCGGAAACAAACATAACCCGTAGTCCACATTCGAAAATCAAGCCTTCACAAAAGTCCACATCTATAAGTGCAGTTCACCTAATATCGACATCCGGAAGCACCCTTCACCGAAAGTCGACATCCAGAAGCTAGATTCACAAAGGCCCACTTTCGGAACGCTATACACATTTAGGATTTGCTTCACCGGGAGTCGACATGCAGTACATATGTTAACCTTACGGAAGTCGATTTCTGGTAATGgttttttatacattttgtaCGGTATTGAGGAAGAGAAATATTACATGTTAAATCTGAATGGTGTCTTGAGGAATAACGTagaggagaaaaagaagagaggaGAGAGCAAGGTAGGGAGAATGAACACTACCTGGGAAGCAAAATAAAGGAGACAAGGGAGGAGTGTGAAGTTTGGTGGGATTTGGGAGTGACCACAACGTTTAACGTGGGGGTGAgttgattttaattaaatagaagAGAGAAGGTGaggtttaaattttaaaaaaattaatacaattggTCAAATAATCAAAGGTCAGTTGtggaacttaaaaaaaatactcgGGGGTGCGAAAAAACTATTGGAGATGTAGGAAGAAAACCAATAACTATGTGAAGCCAAAAAGATAGAGAAATAACCCAAGTGAATAGAAGTTATTACGTGTATAATAATCTTAAGGGCAATAACAAATTTGGAAATAAATAGATtcaactaaattttgttaacatcATTGATATTACACGATATTGttctgttattattttatttgctttgcACAAGTTATTTATCTCCCTAAGAAAGCATACAAGTCTTTGTTTTGAATGAGAAaacgaaaaataataattttcattattttctcagTTTGTTTACCTCTCAACCTTCCACCGAAACCTATCATCTAAGTTACCTGGATGAATCCCTAGAACTTACATTGCGTAGTGAATATGTTGTAGGAGAATGTCCTAGAGTGGTGAAACCCTTTTGTTTAACACTGAATGAATTATTCCAGAATgtccaaaaataaaaagggtgaaagaaaagggaaaaaccTAGTAACCTATTTTAAAGGCGAGGTAACATTACTGAGTTTTCTTGGTCACGGACTAAATGATTCCCATAAGTGGTATCAGATGGCATCACATGCGACAAAAGTGTCACATAATGCTTACCTATAATTGCTCTAACGAACATTGCAGGCTACTTTTTCTGCAGGATACAGTACGGTCAGCCAGCACCCTCATTAACTTCCTAAAAATCATTCAGAACTTGAATAAATGATGTGAAAGCTAACCCTTACGACTAAGGAAGTACGCTACAGTGCATGCATCATGCAAGCAGTTgaaaaaggagagagagaaagagagtacCAATTTCAAAGGTAGTCAACTTGGTGAAGAATGTTTATATGAAAATGCTACTGTCTATTGAGTCTTTGTTAAGCAAAAGAATGTCAACACAATTAATTGCTCAAATTAATGCCATGCTTAGTCTTTTTCTATGCAAGTACTAGCTagtcaagaaaaaagaaaaaacttgttAATTGGctatgttttaaagtttttgaaacCCTTTTAATTAGTCAATATTATATAACACCAGAGGAGAATAGTTAAACTGAAATGAAATCTGCAGCTAGCATTTGTCGCTTCTCTTGGAATATAGCCAACATGTGAAGATTCTCAGAAAGTGAGAGCCAGCTTCCTCGTTTGGTGAGTATTGTACAGAGCCTGGTCTTTACCACGTGCTTTTACTGTTAGTAACTATTTTCCTTAATTTATTTACCTCAGGGTCGTAATATTCAATGCAACAgtaaatttattagatatctaTCACTGTCAAAGAGAATGAAATTTCTACAGTGAAAGTGAGTGAAAGGGGAAAACGGACCCATATATGTTTCAAGAAAAATACATGGATATTGCATACTTTAGAAACGAAACCCTAACTTAGCACTTGGCAGTGGAACTTTCTTCAAAAGGGAAAACTTAAGAACTAGAACATATATCTAAaacaataaacattttttttctgccTAACAAATTTACCCAACTttgtgttttttagttttttaagtGACGGGAAGAAACTAATCCCTTTGAAAGCACAGAGAGATGACGTATGTTTTGTCTGACCAACTTGTTAGAGTGTTGAGGCTCCAAAGTTTTGGTTTGGTTGTGCTGATTCCAATTTAGGATCCAAGGGGCTCATAGTTCCCATGGAGTGCTGTTGGTCTCGTTGTGAAAACCCACCACTGTTCATGTTTCTGACCATTCCTCCAACCCCCAAAAAGTCCAAGGTCAACTTATCAGACCCTCCAAAGCACAAACCAAGATTTTGTGACATCTTCTTAGGCTCCTCCACAACGTTGTGAAACTGGCCAAGGTTGTTTTCGTTCCCTTTCACGTTGCCAAATATGGAAGCGTTTCCATTGGCAAAGGAGTTCATCAATCCGCGCAGATGGTTACTGTGCTCACTCTCCATCCTTGACCTTATACCTAATTCTTCTGTTCCTCTAAGAAGAGAGCAGGGACCATTGGTGGTTGTGGTTGAACCCATTTGAGCAGCTTTCTGAAGCAATGCAGTGGCTGACATGTGAGGGGACATGTTATCTTGCTGCAAAGATGAATTGCCAAAGAGTGAAGACAAGCCTGAACCAACTTGGTTACTTACAGGGCTACTAGAGCTATAGAGTGTTGTTGTTCCTTGGTCATTGCCTCCACTTATGTTGCTGAATTGGTCGTTGATTATGCTGCCACTGGTATTGGTATTAGGAAAGAAGCTGAGGTTGAAGAGATTGGTGTTGTTTGCTGAAGCAGACAGTGATGAGGCAGAGGTGGAGTTGTTGTTGGTTCCTTGAAGATCAGGGAGCTGCATAAGACCGTGGAGTTGCTTGGTTGAGAATAAGGGTCCTTGTTGCTGAGACTGAAGGTCTTGAAATGCTTGGTTTGGGTCAGTTATGAAGAATGATGAGTGGGGTGGAGATTGCACTCCAAATGCAGATGAATGGTGCAGATTTGGAGAGATTAAGTGCTCAAACTTTGGTGCACTTCCAAGGCTCAATAAACTGTTAGCAGAGGGTGCTTGGTTCTGAAGTTGGGCACCTAGTCCTAGGCTCATGTGGTTTGTGCCATATAGATGATGGGTTCCCAAAGGGTTCAGGTTTGAAGGGTGTCTTGCACTCTCATGTGCTAGAGCATCACAAAAGGCCCTATGAGTGATAAAACTGTCACGCCTGCAACAAGTTAATAACATATTATTGGAATTGAAGAACACAAATGTTGTTTATATACACATAACTAGCACTAGGAAAACAATCCAAACTAAATTTCTCCAAGTATATAATCTTGATTCATGACCTATCTTATTGCAAGTATATTATAGGTTAAAGGGTTAGAAGAGAAGAATATATACAACCACCTTAAGAACAATAAGAGATGTTTAATTAGAAAGATATACAACCACCTTAAGAATATATACAACCATCTTGATTCACAACCACTGATGAACAATTTCACACTTGCCAAAAGaagaatgaaatataaaattagaaagatgtttaattttatggtgatgttaCACATAGTCAATCAAATGCATAGAGGGTCCCAAAAGCATGAAATGGGAAAATAGAGAATTAGGTATTcaatttggaaaataattttgttgttgaaaTTGGATCTTGTGTTTTGAAATTAATAGAAGTATGACAGAAAGAGAGCTAGGGCCCAGAGTATTATGCCAAAATGTGATACACACCAACAACTCCTTATCGAACTACCACTTTGAGTCCTCTCTTTGATCACTGAGAAGAAAGAATTATTTACAGATTTGATGAAAGTCAATTATAATAAACTCAGCATGGGTCCAGCCTCAATAAATGCAAACTGCCCCATGAGTTGTCCATTTTCTGCCCTGAGAAAAATTCTTGTGAAAACGATCGTACCAACAAAAGAGTTGCTAAATTCTCGGAAATTCTCAGTGAGAGAAAAAACATGAAACTATGTATGCAACATTAATGCAGAGGGTTCAATTTGTTGCACAAATGACTTGAAAAAACAAAGGGCCAGTGTGACAATAAATAAGGAGCATGAACGAACTGTACCTGATGAAGCATATTTGAAACCACGTACAcgtatgaattatatatatgtatccaacacgaaacaaaacaaaacaatgcAACTCCAAGTCATGTGAGAACAAACCCAGTATCACTGTGCCTGGGCCTGTGCCCCCTCTTACATTGTTGCTTATAACTACACGTGAATGGGAATAAGGATAAGGGGCGATGTTCCCGAGGAACAAAGTTGAGCTTTGCcttgttttttcttctcaaaacatttcaaatttttcaaaCACTTTTCTACACTGCTCACGTGCGACCAGTCTTCTGCCTCTTCCACGTCCCTCCACTAACACCCACACATAAACTAACACAACAAAAAGTAGAACGGTCTTCCTCAATTTTACGTTTTAACATTGCAAAAacacatttcttttatttttacattcacCACAGTTTACTCCCTGTTAAGTCAGGATAAAAAATCTGATATATCAGGACAGCATTTGTTTGAGAAATTTCCTTTCGCTTTTTACTATTTTCACAACCCTTTTTCTTATCAAAAGTTTTTCTTGCGTAGACCATTGATAGATACTGAGTTTGcattacacccttttcacactgGGACTACTAGATTGGAAAGATAACAATGGGAgatgtaataattaattaagagaAAAGACAGAGACAAAACAAAAGAGTACATAGAATAatagaaaatgggtatgaaaaAACTAATTGTTTTCCACACTAccaagaaaacattttttttttctttcttttacattAAAACTTACCCAAATCTACTAGTCCTAGTATCCATAAGAAGTTCATTTTTCTTAGAAGAGTTAGGTGAAAAGTGTGTGTAATATATATGATACATGTCCGTTTATCCTTTTCCCTGTCAAATTGCGCTTAGAATGGCTTTAACTGAAAAGTCGTTTTGTATGATAATATTTTAGCTACACCAAACATTCAATATTAGAAACAAAGGTAATTTTGGATTGTTGTTGATACCTGGAGAAGAGGGTGCCACAGTCACATCTATACTCTCTGGTGCCACAGGTTTTGGAGTGTGCCTTCCAATCTGATTGAACAGCATATTTTTTGGAGCATTTGTCACACTTCCACTTCTTCTCACCGTGTTTGCGAGAGTAGTGTTTTTTGATGCCAGTGAGATCTCCGAGAGCCCTTGAAGGGTCGTGATGAACACATGTGGGCTCAGGACACAGATAAACCTTTCTCTTTGGCTCTTTGTTACTCTTCTGCTTCAGCTTCCAAGGCAGATTGTGTCCTCTTCTGTGGAGCTGTAGGTTTTGCTCCCTTTGGAACCCTTTATTGCACACTTCGCATATAAACCTGTTTGTTGCCATTAGAGTCTTCGGAGATAGTGCTATCACCTCAGCATCTGGATCTGCACACACACATCCATACATACACGTTGTTCTTCCCATTCCAGggatttcaaaaagaaaaactttattGAATAAAGCCAAACAACTAATAGTTAGAAAATTTAATGCTGAGAGTGAATAGccaagatttaaaaaaatttaatgtataagcatagaagaaattaaaaagcctTGCCATTGTATTCAAGCTTTACCGAGTTAAAGAATTCCTAGTCCTGTGTAATAGCAGGATTTAGGGTTTCCTTGTCATGATTGTTTCTTCTAGAAACAAAATCACACATAAGGGGTATTTTCCATGTACATGCAAATGGTTTTTGAAGTAATAATGGAATCTAATGAAGAATGCATATAGAGGTACTTGCATGGTGTTCCTGGTTGattccttcttttcttctgaGGCACTGTGGTTGGAGTGGTGGTAGTAGTAgaagtagtagtagtagtagtagtagtagttgATGAAGCAGCTGTGGAGGGTTGGTGGTGTTGTGAAACCTGAGTTTGATTTTGTTGTCTGATTCCCAAAAAGGGTGTGGATGAGGAACCAGAAGCCATGTTGTTTTCCAAAGATGAGAGCAAATCTGGAAGTTCTGAAACAGAAGTAAAAAACTCTCATATATTGGTGTCTGTTGGAAATCATATAAGCAGAATAGAATAGAAGAAGGGAAACAAAAGGCATATGAatgaaaaaggagaaagaagtaGGACCTGAGTGAGGctatatatatgtttgattttggGTGCTTTGTTGTCTCTTGAAAAAGGTTTGAGATTAAACCCAGAAAACACCAAGAAGAATTTTATCAAAAAGAGACAGCAAGAATTGTGAGAGGAAGAGAGGAAGAAAACAATATCACTCTGAAAACCTACTCATCTCTCTCTAGCTAGCTAGCCAGTTATTGTTTTGTTATGCATAAAATTTTGCTTCTTCAGTAGCtacctccttcttcttcttcttcttcttcttcttcccttaTTTCTCAATCATTTGATGCGTTCTACATAAATAATAGTTAGCATACTTGTCCACCCCATACGCATACCcatatctcattttttttttctctctctctctttctctcttttgtcCGTTTGTTTGGCTTATACATTTTCCTGATCCTTGTTAAGTGTGCATTCTGTGAGGGGAAAATAATTTAGTGTGGTGAAGTAGCAAAATGAAGGATGGAGGGTAATTTATGTCCCTATTATGCAGCTCTTACACAGCACAGTCTAGTGTGTCCCTTAGCACAGGATGGTTTGGGGCCACCGACCCTAGGCCTTACAGTCTTCTTATCTCTCTCTTCTTTCGTTTCTTATTGCCAACAAACACAACTTGTTCTTTCCTCCTTTCCTTTCCTACACGCCAAttctcaattattattattctccttacccttaaatgtattttttcataTCAGATATTTTCACATCTATattcttcaaaacttttatCAAAAAATGTTAACACTAATTCCACGTTAGCAAACTGGGTAAGTAATGTCAGGTTTCTgaaaaatcatgaaaattttattataggtcaaataaattttaatttaaaacaaatttttaataattctagtatcatattaaaataataagattttattGGATGTTTAAGTGATCGTTCATTAAAGTTCCTCCGAAGCgatatacaaaagaaaattgcaAAAGAATACTATAAAAGTAAGCTATTTTTTTGGAGTTATCACCACATCTCAATCTCTTACTTGAATGGAAAACTTAGATAACTGTGtgtaattaacaaaattttctcaaaaaattgtattattacttttattaaaaaaatttatgtacttttatttatattttgagtgATCCTTctagaaattattttcttgtgtaaatttaaatttaagtagATCTACTAAAACCAATTCCAtgaaataagatttatttttatttatatgctTCAAATTTGTGTAATTAGATGGTATCTAATACACAATCCCAATTGTTCCTATCAGATCCAATAGTCTCACATCACTTAAAAACTGAGATATAAAAGTATCTTCCTCCTCCcaccttcatcttccaaaatgttttttaaagaCACAACAGTGACAAATGCATGATGATTAACTCTTACGATGTCACTTAAAGGATATAAAGTTCTTCATGTTGATACATGCATgatgataacaataattattccCACATTCagaatctaaatttaaaaatcataacaaCTAAGTTGAAATAAGTTAACCTTGTATTTCATGCGGGGTGTTTTTTCACCATTTAATTGTGTATGAATCTAATTATATTACCTCAACTGTTATGATGAGTATGAGTatcatttcttatttataaacaaTAGTTGTGAGTATATTTAAAACGTACAGTTTCTACTCAcaagtgtaacatcccatttaatagttttttacgttatcaaataaaacattatattatgatcATGCATAGCAGAGAGTAGGAATAacagtcatatatatatatatatatatatatatatatatatatatatatatatatatatatatatatataagtatatacagttggtacagtcatccaaaaataGCCATGCAAATCCCTGGTGACAAGGGTAGATATATAAGAAGAAGGCCTAAACTACGCGTCAAATTAAGACTCCACGGGATCTGGCCCAAAACTATCACAACATCAAGTAAGGATCAATTCCTGCTCAGAAGGGGGTGTCATCATCTGGATTCggctctgctcacaccaacagtaggtgatcattgcaaaggagaaCACACAAGGACAAGCAAACataaacaaaagggtaagctaactgaaataagagaaaaaaatgatataattcacaatataaatatcattcatAACACATAGTTCAATCGTataattctagactcgatatccggattgtgtaagcgacattggagctcttggtggcttgcacctgtaacggttcccagactctgcagagtctggacacaAGGAGTTATCACCCGACtgttcccagggtaagtccccttcgcgtctaggacttgatcaagtccaaggactaggacctcctgctactcctcacgacataatccattatgctctatctgagcgtgaatgat encodes:
- the LOC114173806 gene encoding protein indeterminate-domain 5, chloroplastic-like, encoding MASGSSSTPFLGIRQQNQTQVSQHHQPSTAASSTTTTTTTTTSTTTTTPTTVPQKKRRNQPGTPYPDAEVIALSPKTLMATNRFICEVCNKGFQREQNLQLHRRGHNLPWKLKQKSNKEPKRKVYLCPEPTCVHHDPSRALGDLTGIKKHYSRKHGEKKWKCDKCSKKYAVQSDWKAHSKTCGTREYRCDCGTLFSRRDSFITHRAFCDALAHESARHPSNLNPLGTHHLYGTNHMSLGLGAQLQNQAPSANSLLSLGSAPKFEHLISPNLHHSSAFGVQSPPHSSFFITDPNQAFQDLQSQQQGPLFSTKQLHGLMQLPDLQGTNNNSTSASSLSASANNTNLFNLSFFPNTNTSGSIINDQFSNISGGNDQGTTTLYSSSSPVSNQVGSGLSSLFGNSSLQQDNMSPHMSATALLQKAAQMGSTTTTNGPCSLLRGTEELGIRSRMESEHSNHLRGLMNSFANGNASIFGNVKGNENNLGQFHNVVEEPKKMSQNLGLCFGGSDKLTLDFLGVGGMVRNMNSGGFSQRDQQHSMGTMSPLDPKLESAQPNQNFGASTL